From one Botrytis cinerea B05.10 chromosome 7, complete sequence genomic stretch:
- the Bcrgr1 gene encoding Bcrgr1, with protein MPGVIMDSASRNGSHTNHDRDRQFNGPNGEAKASEKGRDKSQARSEPQQSMTPISPAVRNGMNGNSTDGPAHQQNSGEEPIPKDILDRIHDLPPEVEHITSNFLPLTELLNRLAQATHNDLRQEIMKLANMPIPQSAMNTNPPHITKEDDTSNDNVNKKVSLLNFAQTQHSRWVKQLVLLNWSRNAEEVSKIIDLNIHLCQKRGLYQYILHHMSEVKRKLCDVDSPRPDLKTAVEVLSTGKANWMPDLGYIAPPPMTPKEILKSLEKLNTLLSIRLNLHEYDKIPLQFKNYTIKSGRVTFKVAGEFEIDLTVADENQELQFWFIDFRFLFSPSLSELPPRHQYHIENKVNAALEKDGLSGCYNYLHEMVLTHKISEFRRQAVELSRSTWIDGVKVEPLHRALCIQYWLDRYKKNGPRSWIILGVHSGRRKDGYHDPKSTSRLSIRWFRDSKEVKDVDIPFDTVNISAEQLLKTVIAMHVNHILGSTHSKLAAESIFANREASLSLHTSKTEPKESVLGVQLTEKQHVSITIEPVTGIFIFSPASRVITSSQNKLNSLDRDPAMDAHFNIENLRCLAISEELTILGTSVGWRRADNPGISREDLKRKIPKDTKQISWFRRPGWQEDWLVAVTLGMSGENWWLFQISKQSTGVKVLASIHIPIKAASPTTSYVFMSTLHIFAGGLISQYTNLKALHDRRIRHTVRQSALLSPVKLPSIWIHIPGLFQARAKPTAHKTWATDFLKLDFQGLEPISNPLSVLSQSPIDDSQAIVPKPEQKTILVTVARMAVPIPALAVLNEKIDQDIAFQSKTGEIAFRLRSQVGESIIPALTERLFQIERLISCTAVLRKHENVIKCDRISLQEIAFSYGMPPVAQTGLVTSADKTTPLSYKAVVSLGLVEGKMKLTLEMGNPHIRVLDSLDKVLNITKSGFDAVATLLPQTLYSLRAFETIENAWASLYDKGEVFVFVRAFEWFRLRYVFKPSTPNTPPRTVSFEIKMCHRKQKPWWLVRRTEKIDKSIRGDAVPDDEIDLRLKSVWDSRGDDDWKGMRTSAVGRNRGIETCLEKIDAVMRDLSPEDLAVQPSQQSQTNTQVQAVGPQGQQPSQSQQQRQLQLSTPTNSQNHPQSQGSSQGQQRMPTPNMNMNLNMNQNMNQNMNQNMLKRKSSGQAINPRAVKREVVEID; from the exons ATGCCTGGCGTCATCATGGATAGTGCGAGTAGGAACGGATCGCATACCAACCACGACAGAGATCGACAGTTCAATGGTCCCAATGGTGAAGCAAAAGCTTCCGAGAAGGGACGAGATAAAAGTCAGGCACGATCTGAGCCTCAACAGAGCATGACACCGATCAGTCCAGCGGTTCGAAATGGGATGAATGGCAACTCCACGGATGGCCCAGCGCACCAACAGAACTCCGGGGAGGAGCCGATTCCAAAGGATATTCTCGATCGTATACACGACCTTCCACCCGAAGTCGAACATATCACATCAAACTTCTTACCTCTGACAGAACTACTGAATCGATTAGCACAAGCTACTCATAATGACTTAAGGCAGGAGATCATGAAGTTAGCGAATATGCCAATACCCCAGTCAGCGATGAATACGAACCCACCTCATATCACCAAAGAGGATGACACCTCCAACGATAATGTGAACAAGAAGGTAAGCTTGCTAAACTTTGCCCAAACTCAACATAGTCGTTGGGTCAAGCAACTGGTTCTACTAAATTGGAGTCGAAACGCCGAGGAAGTGAGCAAAATTATCGACTTAAATATCCATTTATGTCAGAAACGAGGATTATACCAGTACATTCTACACCATATGAGTGAAGTCAAAAGGAAGTTATGCGACGTAGATTCACCCAGGCCCGATTTAAAAACTGCAGTGGAAGTTTTGTCCACTGGGAAAGCCAATTGGATGCCAGAC CTTGGATATATTGCGCCACCTCCAATGACTCCTAAAGAGATACTTAAATCCCTGGAAAAGCTCAATACTTTACTATCCATTCGTTTGAATCTACACGAGTACGACAAAATTCCCTTACAATTCAAGAACTATACGATAAAGTCTGGTCGCGTGACCTTCAAAGTAGCTGGGGAGTTTGAAATCGACCTGACTGTGGCAGATGAGAACCAGGAGTTACAATTCTGGTTCATTGACTTtcgatttttattttccccCTCTCTTAGCGAACTACCACCCCGGCACCAATATCACATAGAGAATAAAGTCAATGCCGCACTAGAAAAAGACGGCCTATCTGGCTGTTATAATTATCTACATGAGATGGTGTTAACCCATAAGATCAGCGAGTTCAGGAGACAAGCAGTTGAGCTCTCTAGAAGTACTTGGATTGATGGGGTTAAGGTTGAACCACTCCATCGCGCCTTATGCATCCAGTATTGGTTGGATAGATACAAGAAGAATGGACCACGAAGTTGGATCATTTTGGGAGTTCACAGTGGACGGAGGAAGGATGGCTACCATGACCCTAAATCGACAAGCAGACTCTCTATAAGATGGTTTCGAGATTCAAAAGAAGTTAAAGATGTGGACATTCCATTTGACACGGTTAACATCTCAGCTGAGCAACTCTTGAAGACAGTTATTGCAATGCACGTCAATCACATCTTGGGTTCAACGCACAGCAAATTGGCCGCCGAATCTATATTTGCGAATCGCGAGGCATCCTTGTCACTACACACGTCTAAGACTGAGCCAAAGGAGTCTGTGCTCGGTGTACAATTGACAGAAAAACAGCATGTATCAATCACTATAGAGCCGGTCACGGgaattttcatcttcagtCCAGCCTCTCGGGTAATTACCTCGTCACAAAACAAGCTTAACAGTCTGGACCGCGATCCTGCGATGGACGCGCACTTTAACATTGAAAATCTTCGATGTTTAGCCATTTCAGAAGAGCTCACCATCCTTGGCACTAGTgttggatggagaagagcTGATAATCCCGGAATATCTAGAGAAGACCTGAAACGTAAAATTCCGAAAGACACAAAGCAAATCAGCTGGTTTAGGAGACCTGGATGGCAAGAGGATTGGCTTGTTGCTGTTACGCTAGGGATGAGTGGGGAAAATTGGTGGTTATTTCAAAT ATCAAAACAATCGACGGGCGTTAAAGTCTTAGCATCTATTCACATACCCATTAAAGCTGCCTCACCAACGACCTCTTACGTATTTATGTCTACGCTACACATTTTTGCGGGAGGTCTCATCTCGCAATATACTAATCTCAAAGCTCTCCATGATAGGCGCATTCGTCATACTGTTCGACAGTCTGCTCTACTTTCGCCTGTTAAACTTCCTTCAATCTGGATCCATATTCCCGGACTATTCCAAGCCAGGGCGAAACCAACAGCACATAAAACATGGGCTACAGACTTCCTCAAGCTTGATTTTCAGGGGCTGGAgccaatttcaaatccccTATCTGTTCTGTCTCAGTCCCCGATTGATGATTCGCAGGCTATTGTTCCTAAGCCTGAGCAGAAGACAATACTGGTCACAGTTGCGCGTATGGCAGTACCCATTCCAGCTCTTGCGGTCTTGAACGAAAAGATAGATCAAGATATTGCCTTCCAATCTAAAACAGGAGAAATTGCTTTTAGATTGCGGTCTCAAGTTGGCGAGTCGATAATTCCAGCCCTGACAGAGCGTTTATTTCAGATTGAACGTCTTATTTCTTGTACTGCTGTGCTTCGTAAACATGAAAATGTTATTAAATGCGACAGAATTTCACTACAAGAAATCGCATTTTCGTATGGAATGCCGCCAGTAGCTCAGACAGGATTGGTCACTAGCGCAGACAAGACAACGCCTCTCTCATATAAAGCTGTCGTCAGCTTAGGGTTAGTTGAAGGCAAAATGAAACTTACGTTGGAGATGGGTAACCCACATATACGTGTTTTGGATTCTCTGGACAAAGTCTTGAATATTACGAAGAGTGGATTCGATGCTGTTGCAACTCTTCTTCCACAGACCCTATATTCTTTGCGGGCTTTTGAAACGATAGAAAATGCTTGGGCCTCTCTTTATGATAAAGGTGAAGTATTCGTGTTCGTCAGGGCTTTTGAATGGTTTAGACTACGTTATGTTTTCAAGCCAAGCACTCCCAATACGCCTCCACGAACAGTCTCATTTGAGATCAAAATGTGTCATCGCAAGCAAAAACCATGGTGGCTTGTCCGTCGCACGGAAAAGATTGACAAGAGCATAAGAGGAGACGCAGTTCcggatgatgaaattgatctCCGTTTGAAATCAGTGTGGGACTCACGAGGGGATGATGACTGGAAGGGAATGCGTACCAGCGCAGTTGGCCGTAATCGTGGCATTGAAACCTGTCTTGAAAAGATTGATGCAGTGATGCGAGATCTCTCTCCAGAAGACCTTGCAGTTCAACCATCGCAACAATCACAAACGAATACGCAAGTACAAGCTGTAGGGCCACAAGGTCAACAACCTTCGCAGTCCCAGCAGCAGAGACAATTACAATTGTCCACGCCAACAAACTCTCAGAATCATCCACAAAGTCAAGGAAGTAGCCAAGGACAACAACGGATGCCAACTCccaacatgaacatgaatcTGAACATGAATCAGAATATGAATCAGAATATGAATCAGAATATGTTAAAGAGAAAATCTTCCGGTCAGGCCATAAACCCTAGGGCGGTTAAGAGAGAGGTGGTAGAAATCGATTAG
- the Bcalg12 gene encoding Bcalg12 yields the protein MKGIDILLTLSLPTLILVHLLIAPYTKVEESFNIQATHDILTYGLPISNISSTLDTYDHTTFSGAVPRTFSGALSLAAVSKPIILLTQGKYAQVIVRGVLGLFNAACLIRYRNGLTGAFGVDVGRWYMALQVTQFHVLYYASRTLPNMFAFGLTTLAFTEFLPATGGSRPRVGILLFVFAGVVFRSEIALLLFTQLAYLLVLSRISLKTIIPAGIQSAILALAVSVPIDSYFWQKPLWPELAGFYFNAIQGKSSEWGTSPFLHYFTSLLPRLLMNPLILLLLHPLALTLPATKHTSKDLIVPSLLFVAIYSLQPHKESRFIIYVVPPLTAAASLSASYIWTRRSKSWLYTFGSLALLGSVALSFVASSAILMISSLNYPGGDALSQLHTHILKDLSRSPRTQRTQDRNITIHMDVLSCMTGITRFQQYPSLPLRFPQNQNITLNYDKTEDSPELGEAAFWMKFDYALMEEPGLAIGKWDVLDTVFAYAGIEILRPGDGSSFSERLEGVYRANNVTIGEEGEAPSAEDVKRIEEGGTQNVEKNREGKGFLDLKTKLMFEEMNKFGTYNLLRDAGRLVTGGWWIGPRMEGRIRILKRIGDEKNWKEEQEEQREKERLKEGERETSEGVATGAE from the exons atgaaggGAATAG ATATCCTTCTAACCCTCTCCCTTCCTACCCTAATCCTCGTCCACCTCCTCATAGCTCCCTACACCAAAGTCGAGGAATCTTTCAACATACAAGCCACTCACGATATCCTGACATATGGCCTTCCTatctcaaatatatcttccacTCTAGACACGTACGATCATACCACCTTTTCTGGGGCCGTACCGAGGACATTTTCCGGAGCACTTTCTCTGGCTGCAGTTTCTAAACCCATCATACTGCTTACGCAAGGAAAATATGCACAGGTTATTGTTAGAGGTGTGTTGGGATTGTTCAATGCAGCATGTTTGATTAGATATCGAAATGGGTTGACCGGGGCTTTTGGGGTGGATGTTGGAAGATGGTATATGGCATTGCAAGTTACGCAATTTCATGTGCTTTATTATGCGTCGAGGACATTGCCGAATATGTTTGCATTTGGTCTTA CAACTTTGGCATTCACAGAATTTCTTCCGGCAACAGGAGGAAGTAGACCCAGAGTTGGGATACTCCTCTTTGTCTTTGCGGGTGTAGTATTCAGGTCTGAAATTGCCCTGTTACTCTTCACACAATTGGCGTATCTACTTGTGTTATCAAGAATATCGTTGAAGACAATCATTCCGGCTGGTATACAGAGTGCTATTTTAGCTCTTGCTGTATCAGTACCCATTGATTCATACTTTTGGCAAAAGCCCTTGTGGCCAGAATTAGCcggattttattttaatgCTATTCAGGGGAAGTCTTCGGAGTGGGGTACTTCCCCCTTCTTACATTATTTTACCTCGCTGTTGCCGCGTTTGCTAATGAATCCTTTGATTCTATTGCTATTGCATCCTCTGGCTTTGACTCTTCCAGCAACGAAGCACACCTCGAAAGATTTAATTGTTCCTTCACTTTTATTCGTTGCAATCTATAGTCTACAACCTCACAAAGAGTCTAGATTTATCATCTATGTTGTTCCACCTCTTACTGCTGCAGCTTCTCTCTCAGCTTCATATATATGGACTCGTCGTTCGAAAAGTTGGCTCTATACATTCGGGTCTTTGGCTTTGCTTGGATCCGTTGCATTGAGTTTCGTGGCTTCATCGGCTATCCTAATGATATCTTCCCTCAACTATCCAGGCGGAGACGCCCTTTCCCAGCTTCATACCCATATCCTCAAGGATCTCTCAAGGTCTCCCCGTACGCAACGCACGCAAGATAGAAATATTACAATCCATATGGATGTTTTGTCTTGTATGACGGGAATAACCCGTTTCCAACAATACCCATCTCTTCCACTGCGTTTCCCACAAAATCAGAATATCACGCTGAACTACGATAAAACAGAAGATTCCCCCGAGTTGGGAGAAGCAGCTTTCTGGATGAAGTTCGACTATGCGTTGATGGAAGAACCGGGTTTGGCGATTGGCAAATGGGACGTTCTGGATACGGTATTTGCGTATGCAGGTATTGAGATCTTAAGACCAGGGGATGGGAGCAGTTTCTCGGAGAGGCTGGAAGGGGTTTATAGGGCGAATAATGTTACTattggagaagagggagaagccCCAAGTGCTGAGGATGTTAAGAGGATAGAGGAAGGGGGGACGCAAAATGTGGAAAAGAAtagagaagggaagggatttcttgatctcaaaacaaaattgatgtttgaagaaatgaaCAAATTTGGGACATATAATTTGCTTAGGGATGCGGGAAGATTAGTAACAGGTGGGTGGTGGATAGGTCCCAGGATGGAAGGGAGGATTAGGATTCTGAAGAGAATaggagatgaaaagaattggaaGGAGGAGCAGGAGGAgcagagagaaaaggagagaCTTAAGGAAGGTGAAAGGGAGACTAGTGAAGGAGTGGCGACAGGAGCGGAGTGA
- the Bchts1 gene encoding Bchts1 has protein sequence MKVFQTQLLRSARSSRLSRLPQLLRIPNSRSAWAPATALSKAERKRYYEELNMAKGPKFELKTPKGTKDWQGKDMVIRDKIFSTITEAFKRHGAVTIDTPVFELKDILAGKYGEDSKLIYDLADQGGEICSLRYDLTVPFARWLAMNGSVQSIKRYHIAKVYRRDQPAMTKGRMREFYQCDFDIAGVYDPMLPDAEIIRVATEVFEGLGWKGRYTIKLNHRKILDGIFEVCGVPEDKIRTISSAVDKLDKLPWEDVRKEMTEEKGLAEDVADRIGEYVVQKGQKDLLSKLQADEKLMANASMKAGLEDMDLLFGYLEAFKCLENVSFDLSLARGLDYYTGIIYEVVTEGSAPLVSTSAATAAPPKSSKKPKKVADADEDRSSDPSVGVGSVAAGGRYDNLVGMFAGKGKQIPCVGISFGVDRIFSITKARMEEEQTAEQVRNNDVDCFVMAFGGKGFTGLLKERMSICSTLWEAGIKAEFLYKVKPKLPNQFKAAEVNGVPFSVILGEDEIAQGKVKIKENGLRDGHPEKDGVMVNLDALVSEVKQRLKRKADIDNMTRKADGLRVVGGIKDDKAKIEAIPAEAPTSEASASNPTDSAPSAEGVEPASETEKPAEESPLSQEAIGAVPAS, from the exons ATGAAGGTCTTTCAAACTCAATTACTTAGATCTGCGAGATCGTCACGACTTTCACGACTTCCACAACTTTTAAGAATTCCCAATTCCCGTTCGGCTTGGGCCCCAGCAACCGCCCTCTCAAAAGCAGAAAGAAAACGATACTACGAAGAACTAAACATGGCTAAAGGACCAAAGTTCGAGTTGAAGACTCCCAAGGGGACGAAGGACT GGCAAGGGAAGGACATGGTCATTCGGGACAAAATCTTTTCGACTATTACAGAAGCCTTCAAACGCCATGGAGCAGTCACTATTGATACTCCGGTTTTCGAGTTAAAGGATATTCTTGCGGGAAAATATGGCGAAGACAGCAAACTCATCTACGACTTGGCTGACCAAGGTGGTGAGATTTGCTCACTCAGATATGATCTAACAGTACCGTTCGCAAGATGGTTGGCCATGAATGGAAGCGTTCAAAGTATCAAGAGATATCACATTGCAAAAGTTTACAGACGAGATCAGCCAGCAATGACCAAAGGCCGTATGAGAGAATTCTACCAATGcgattttgatattgcagGTGTTTATGATCCTATGTTGCCCGATGCTGAGATTATCAGGGTTGCAACTGAAGTCTTTGAAGGCCTTGGCTGGAAGGGTCGATATACCATCAAACTTAACCACAGAAAAATATTAGACGGAATCTTCGAAGTTTGCGGAGTTCCAGAGGACAAGATTCGCACAATCTCCTCAGCAGTTGACAAGCTCGACAAACTCCCATGGGAAGATGTGCGCAAGGAGATGACAGAAGAAAAGGGTTTGGCAGAAGATGTTGCAGACAGAATTGGAGAGTATGTCGTACAGAAAGGCCAAAAAGACCTCCTCAGCAAATTACAAGCTGATGAGAAGTTGATGGCCAATGCTTCTATGAAGGCCGGCTTGGAAGATATGGATCTCCTGTTTGGTTATCTCGAGGCATTCAAATGTTTAGAGAATGTTTCATTCGATTTGAGTTTAGCAAGAGGACTCGATTACTACACAGGAATCATTTATGAGGTTGTTACAGAAGGGTCTGCACCTCTTGTGAGCACGTCTGCTGCCACTGCTGCCCCGCCAAAATCTTCgaagaaaccaaagaaaGTGGCCGATGCTGACGAGGACCGCTCATCAGACCCTAGCGTCGGTGTCGGAAGTGTCGCAGCTGGTGGACGTTATGATAATCTTGTTGGTATGTTTGCtggaaaaggaaagcaaATTCCTTGTGTTGGTATTTCGTTTGGTGTAGATAGAATTTTCTCTATAACGAAGGCTAGAATGGAGGAAGAGCAAACAGCAGAGCAAGTGCGTAACAACGATGTAGACTGCTTTGTTATGGCATTTGGAGGAAAGGGCTTCACAGGGCTTCTGAAAGAACGAATGTCAATCTGCTCCACTCTTTGGGAGGCTGGTATCAAG GCGGAGTTCTTATACAAGGTCAAGCCAAAGTTGCCAAATCAGTTTAAGGCTGCCGAAGTTAATGGGGTACCTTTCAGCGTCATCCTAGGCGAGGATGAAATTGCTCAAGGCAAAGTTAAGATTAAGGAGAATGGTCTAAGGGATGGCCACCCGGAGAAGGACGGCGTTATGGTCAATCTTGACGCACTAGTCTCCGAGGTCAAGCAACgattgaagagaaaggctGACATCGATAACATGACACGAAAAGCTGATGGTCTGAGGGTTGTAGGAGGCATTAAAGATGATAAAGCTAAGATTGAGGCAATCCCTGCAGAAGCACCTACCTCTGAGGCATCAGCATCAAATCCTACAGACTCTGCACCATCAGCAGAGGGTGTCGAGCCTGCCTCAGAGACGGAGAAGCCTGCAGAAGAAAGTCCGTTATCTCAAGAGGCTATAGGAGCTGTCCCTGCTTCttaa
- the Bcyos1 gene encoding Bcyos1, with the protein MFFIFGNLIYIIVLLTNAVAILSEDRFLARIGWSNSVAEPAFGGNSADTSIKSKLVNLMTSVRTLMRIPLIGINSVIIIYELALG; encoded by the exons ATGTTCTTCATATTCGGAAATCTGATTTATA TAATCGTTCTTCTCACCAACGCCGTCGCAATCTTATCGGAGGATCGTTTCCTCGCACGCA TCGGATGGTCCAACTCCGTCGCCGAACCAGCCTTCGGCGGAAACAGCGCAGACACGAGTATTAAATCGAAACTTGTGAATTTGATGACGAGTGTTAGGACGCTCATGAGGA TCCCCCTAATAGGCATCAATTCCGTAATCATCATTTACGAGTTAGCCCTAGGATGA
- the Bccap2 gene encoding Bccap2: MAEVDQFDSALDLLRRLNPKHTTTHLNSLIDLVPSLTEDLLSSVDQPLTISRCRKTGRDYLLCDYNRDGDSYRSPWSGEFETPVGGTTPGGIDDQGNNDGAGEGAVPSERVRKMEIRANEAFDVYRELYYEGGVSSVYFWNLDDGFAGVVLLKKVAPSSNSAGSWDSIHVFEAVDRARTAHYKLTSTVILSLSTNGNELGEMDLSGNMTRQIEADLPIQDDAEHIANIGRLVEDMELKMRNLLQEVYFGKAKDVVGDLRSLGSLSEGAKERKVRGEMLDAMKR; the protein is encoded by the exons ATGGCAGAAGTCGATCAATTTGATAGCGCGCT GGATCTCCTCCGCCGTCTCAACCCAAAACATACCACCACCCATTTAAACTCTCTCATTGATCTCGTTCCCTCCTTAACAGAAGATCTCCTCAGCTCTGTCGATCAACCTCTTACTATTTCCCGCTGTCGCAAAACTGGTCGCGATTACCTTCTCTGCGATTATAACCGTGATGGCGATAGCTATCGTTCCCCATGGAGTGGTGAATTCGAGACACCTGTAGGCGGTACAACACCGGGTGGTATTGATGATCAGGGAAACAATGATGGAGCTGGAGAAGGTGCTGTTCCTAGTGAACGGGTTAGAAAAATGGAGATCAGAGCAAATGAGGCTTTTGATGTTTATAGGGAGTTGTATTATGAGGGTGGTGTCAGTAGTGTTTATTTCTGGAAtttggatgatggatttgcGGGTGTTGttttattgaagaaag TTGCACCTTCATCCAACTCCGCCGGTTCTTGGGACAGCATTCACGTATTCGAAGCCGTTGACCGTGCTCGTACCGCTCATTACAAACTCACCTCTACCGTaattctttccctctctaCCAATGGTAATGAACTCGGCGAAATGGATCTCAGCGGAAACATGACACGACAAATTGAAGCGGATTTACCAATTCAAGATGATGCGGAACATATAGCTAATATTGGAAGACTTGTCGAGGATATGGagctgaagatgagaaatttgTTACAAGAGGTTTATTTTGGCAAGGCAAAGGATGTGgttggagatttgagaagTTTGGGAAGCTTGAGTGAGGGAgctaaagaaagaaaggttAGGGGTGAGATGTTGGATGCTATGAagaggtag
- the Bcvps33 gene encoding Bcvps33, whose product MAPHAGFDTDQIKDKARKDLLYLLEGVRGKKNLVLEKSLAGPLGVIVKFSTLQDYGVDKVFFLENGNADVSQQNVVFIARGESAKHAQSIADHIKRMQRESQTGHEFSIFWVPRRTLVSEKILEEAGVLGDTSIAEFPLYFLPLEKDLLSLELDESFEDLYLRKDPTPTFLLARALMLIQQKHGLFPRMTGQGDNAKRLADLLLRMRQELIAGEDSNESNKLGLSPSNTVESLIIIDREIDYATPLLTQLTYEGLIDEAVGIQHNQADVDSSIVGSAPQAPQGSSKTVGAAPIQAKKRKIVLDSSDKLYSQLRDTNFAIVGPLLNKVARRLKDDYESRHGTKSTAELRDFVNKLPGYQAEQQSLKVHTGLAEEIMKHTRTEQFGKSLEVQQNLVAGADPSSQHDAIEELIARDAPLPEVLRLLCLESCISGGIKPRELDTFKKMILQAYGYQHMLTLDALEKLQLLLSRTSPMASMIPMTGAGAQAGANTDYSYLRKQLRLIVDEVNEHDPNDIAYVYSGYAPLSIRLVQCILQKQYITSMTRGGNANNTASVATGGSSQGWRGFDESLKHVRGQTFDEVQKGEDKAVKARALLTGSGEKKTVFVVFLGGITFTEIAALRFIAKQEEARKQIIICTTSIINGNRMMDVAIERDSLGRSSVPDVTL is encoded by the exons ATGGCTCCTCATGCTGGGTTTGATACAGATCAGATTAAAGATAAGGCGAGGAAGGATCTATTATACTTATTAGAGGGT GTTCGTGGAAAGAAGAACCTCGTGCTCGAGAAGAGTTTGGCTGGTCCACTTGGTGTAATTGTCAAGTTTTCGACTCTTCAAGATTACGGCGTCGATAAGGTCTTCTTTTTGGAGAATGGCAATGCAGATGTTAGCCAGCAGAATGTCGTGTTCATTGCTAGGGGGGAGAGCGCGAAACATGCTCAATCCATAGCTG ATCATATCAAGCGCATGCAGCGAGAGAGCCAGACAGGACATGAATTTTCCATATTTTGGGTCCCACGAAGAACATTGGTATCAGAAAAGATTCTTGAAGAAGCCGGCGTACTGGGTGATACCAGTATTGCCGAGTTTCCTCTCTATTTTCTTCCGCTCGAAAAGGACCTCTTGTCATTAGAATTGGACGAATCATTCgaagatttatatctacGAAAAGACCCAACGCCGACATTTCTCCTCGCACGTGCTTTGATGCTCATACAACAAAAACATGGCCTATTCCCTAGAATGACTGGGCAGGGTGATAATGCGAAAAGACTTGCCGATCTCCTTTTACGAATGCGACAAGAATTGATCGCGGGCGAAGATTCCAATGAAAGCAATAAACTTGGACTCTCCCCAAGTAACACGGTCGAAAGCCTCATTATTATCGATCGCGAAATCGATTACGCGACCCCTTTACTGACGCAATTAACTTACGAGGGGTTGATTGACGAAGCGGTAGGTATTCAACATAATCAAGCCGATGTGGATTCATCTATTGTGGGGTCCGCTCCTCAAGCCCCTCAAGGGTCCTCGAAAACAGTCGGAGCAGCACCTATACAAGCCAAAAAGCGGAAAATAGTACTGGACTCGTCCGATAAACTTTACTCTCAACTGAGGGATACCAATTTTGCTATCGTTGGACCGCTGCTCAACAAGGTCGCACGCCGCCTGAAAGATGATTATGAAAGTAGACATGGGACAAAAAGTACTGCAGAATTGAGAGACTTCGTGAACAAACTTCCAGGTTACCAGGCCGAGCAGCAAAGTTTGAAGGTACATACTGGTTTAGCAGAAGAGATAATGAAACACACTCGTACAGAACAATTCGGCAAATCGTTAGAAGTTCAACAAAATCTGGTAGCCGGTGCCGATCCTTCTTCACAGCATGACGCCATCGAAGAGCTCATCGCTCGAGATGCCCCCCTCCCAGAAGTCCTAAGACTTTTGTGCCTGGAATCATGCATTTCGGGCGGTATCAAACCTCGCGAATTGGATACGTTCAAGAAAATGATCCTACAAGCGTATGGGTACCAGCACATGCTCACCTTGGATGCTCTGGAGAAATTGCAATTACTACTCTCAAGGACATCTCCAATGGCATCAATGATTCCTATGACCGGAGCTGGAGCTCAAGCGGGTGCCAATACCGATTATTCTTATCTGCGGAAACAACTTCGCCTaattgttgatgaagttaACGAGCACGATCCAAATGATATAGCTTATGTCTACAGTGGCTACGCGCCACTTTCGATACGACTTGTTCAATGCATATTACAAAAGCAATATATAACTTCGATGACCAGAGGAGGAAATGCGAATAATACTGCGAGTGTGGCCACTGGCGGCTCTTCTCAAGGCTGGCGAGGATTTGACGAATCATTGAAGCATGTGCGAGGCCAGACTTTCGATGAAGTACAAAAAGGGGAAGATAAAGCTGTCAAAGCGAGAGCTCTTCTCACTGGCAGTGGTGAGAAGAAGACTGTTTTTGTTGTATTCCTAGGAGGAATAACATTCACAGAGATTGCAGCTTTGAGGTTTATCgcgaagcaagaagaag CACGGAAGCAAATCATCATATGCACAACCTCAATCATAAATGGGAATCGGATGATGGATGTAGCTATTGAGAGGGACTCGTTGGGTAGGAGTAGTGTGCCGGACGTAACATTATGA